In Kordiimonas pumila, a single genomic region encodes these proteins:
- a CDS encoding NAD/NADP-dependent octopine/nopaline dehydrogenase family protein, giving the protein MEIAVLGGGHGCYAAAAELSENGHSVRFWRRDAEKLQPVIESGIIRVKDHKGERDIHIAKPTTSLVDAIKSAEVIVIPLPALTHQSLAKECANLWEDGQVVFLPPGTFGSFMFLKAARDAGNMADVTFGETGTLPYLARKHGPNYVVISGYGKRLPTGFIPSKNDTAARAKLQEVYPAIEPCQDALSGALMNAGPIIHPPLIMMNAGALEHFESWDIHNEGTQPSIRRTTDALDAERMAVREALGYGAPHFPLADHYASEGDEWMYGRGAHDTLTDSGDWREKIELTSHRYMFEDTRIGLSFFASVGRWAGVPMPLTEGFLAIGGAINGKNFYAEGRTLDGLGLTSLTKDQMHSLMKEGL; this is encoded by the coding sequence ATGGAAATAGCTGTCTTGGGTGGCGGTCATGGCTGCTATGCTGCAGCCGCAGAATTATCAGAAAACGGCCATAGTGTGCGGTTCTGGCGGCGAGATGCTGAAAAATTACAGCCCGTTATTGAGAGTGGTATTATCCGCGTTAAAGACCATAAAGGCGAGCGTGACATCCACATAGCAAAGCCAACCACTTCACTGGTAGATGCCATAAAAAGCGCGGAAGTGATTGTTATTCCGCTTCCAGCCCTAACACACCAATCCCTTGCTAAAGAATGTGCAAACCTATGGGAAGATGGGCAGGTTGTATTCCTGCCGCCAGGCACGTTTGGAAGTTTTATGTTTTTGAAAGCGGCGCGTGACGCTGGCAATATGGCTGATGTCACTTTTGGTGAAACCGGCACATTACCCTACCTTGCCCGTAAGCACGGCCCCAATTATGTGGTTATTTCTGGATACGGCAAACGCCTGCCAACAGGGTTTATTCCTTCTAAAAATGATACCGCTGCACGCGCCAAGCTCCAAGAGGTATATCCGGCAATTGAGCCATGTCAAGACGCCCTTTCAGGGGCGCTAATGAATGCTGGCCCGATTATTCACCCACCGCTTATTATGATGAATGCAGGCGCTTTAGAGCATTTTGAAAGCTGGGACATTCATAACGAAGGCACGCAACCTTCTATTCGGCGCACAACTGACGCTTTGGACGCAGAAAGAATGGCAGTCCGTGAAGCACTTGGCTACGGTGCACCGCACTTTCCCCTAGCTGATCACTATGCATCTGAGGGGGATGAATGGATGTATGGACGCGGCGCCCATGACACACTCACAGACTCTGGCGATTGGCGTGAAAAGATCGAACTAACATCCCACCGCTATATGTTTGAGGACACTAGAATAGGCCTCTCCTTCTTTGCCTCAGTTGGCCGGTGGGCTGGTGTCCCTATGCCGCTAACCGAAGGCTTTTTGGCTATTGGAGGCGCTATAAATGGCAAGAATTTCTATGCAGAAGGCCGCACATTAGATGGGCTGGGCCTAACATCCCTCACTAAAGACCAGATGCACTCCTTAATGAAAGAAGGCCTGTAA
- a CDS encoding aldehyde dehydrogenase family protein, with product MHNNVISDIKDQRTLTSAATQSFLSKPLKMLIGGAWEDSVSGDCLDVVDPASGISLNAVPKGNAADIDRAVLSARKAFEGAWKQTLPVHREKLLLKLADLLEQKADEFAELETLDAGKLLTMSRYGDVEIAINSIRYMAGWATKIEGTTISPSFPYVPGVRFSASTRREPIGVVGQIIPWNFPLVMAVWKIAPALAAGCTVVLKPAEDTPLSALRLGELIMEAGFPEGVVNIVTGGGDVGAALVEHPDVDKIAFTGSTEVGQEIQRRAAKTMKRLSLELGGKSPVIILKDADIASAVRGAAEAVFFNNGQVCTAGSRLFVERPIYDAVLEGLAEVADGFKLGSGFNADTQMGPLISAKQQERVNRYIELGKSEGGRLIAGGNAVEGNGFFVRPTVFADTQSNMAIRREEIFGPVLSASAFDDVSEAIDQANATPYGLGASVWTNNLSLCNQITPAIKAGTVWINCHNLLDPAVPFGGYKMSGYGKELGRSPVDLYTESKSITTALV from the coding sequence ATGCACAACAATGTAATTTCCGACATTAAGGACCAGCGCACACTGACGAGCGCGGCGACACAGAGTTTTTTGAGCAAGCCGCTTAAAATGCTAATTGGCGGGGCTTGGGAAGACTCTGTATCTGGCGATTGCCTTGATGTTGTTGATCCTGCCTCCGGCATTTCTTTGAATGCTGTGCCTAAAGGTAACGCTGCTGATATTGACCGTGCGGTCTTGTCGGCAAGGAAAGCATTTGAAGGGGCATGGAAACAGACTTTGCCCGTGCACCGCGAGAAGCTATTATTAAAGCTGGCTGATTTACTTGAGCAAAAGGCAGATGAGTTTGCTGAGCTTGAAACGCTGGATGCCGGCAAATTGCTTACAATGTCTCGGTACGGTGACGTTGAAATTGCTATTAATTCGATTCGCTATATGGCGGGATGGGCAACGAAAATAGAGGGCACAACCATATCGCCGTCATTCCCGTATGTTCCCGGTGTTCGGTTTTCGGCAAGCACACGAAGAGAGCCTATTGGTGTGGTTGGGCAGATCATACCTTGGAACTTCCCGCTCGTTATGGCGGTGTGGAAAATAGCACCCGCATTGGCTGCGGGCTGTACCGTTGTTTTAAAGCCTGCAGAGGATACACCTTTATCGGCCCTGCGTTTGGGCGAGCTTATTATGGAAGCAGGCTTTCCTGAGGGTGTGGTTAATATCGTTACAGGTGGCGGTGATGTTGGCGCTGCTTTGGTTGAGCATCCTGATGTCGATAAAATTGCCTTTACCGGGTCAACTGAAGTTGGGCAGGAAATCCAGAGAAGAGCGGCAAAAACAATGAAACGCCTGTCGCTTGAGCTAGGCGGCAAGTCACCCGTTATAATCCTCAAGGATGCTGATATTGCTTCAGCCGTTCGCGGTGCAGCTGAAGCCGTATTCTTTAATAATGGGCAAGTGTGTACAGCAGGTTCGAGACTATTTGTCGAACGGCCTATCTATGATGCTGTTCTCGAAGGGTTGGCCGAGGTAGCCGATGGATTTAAACTTGGATCAGGCTTTAACGCTGATACGCAGATGGGGCCGCTTATTTCTGCGAAACAACAAGAACGTGTTAATCGTTATATTGAGCTTGGCAAAAGTGAAGGCGGGCGCCTTATTGCTGGTGGTAATGCGGTAGAGGGCAATGGCTTTTTTGTCAGGCCAACCGTTTTTGCTGATACACAGTCTAACATGGCCATTCGAAGAGAAGAAATCTTTGGTCCGGTTCTCTCTGCTTCTGCTTTTGATGATGTGTCTGAGGCTATTGATCAGGCGAATGCTACGCCGTACGGTTTGGGCGCTAGTGTCTGGACAAATAACCTGTCACTTTGCAACCAGATAACGCCTGCAATCAAAGCAGGAACCGTGTGGATAAATTGCCATAATCTTTTGGACCCAGCCGTTCCGTTCGGTGGCTATAAAATGTCTGGTTACGGTAAGGAGCTGGGGCGTTCGCCTGTCGATTTATACACAGAATCCAAATCGATCACTACGGCCTTGGTTTAG
- a CDS encoding AraC family transcriptional regulator: protein MHGSIIDTLTSSPPAGSLIKHFQSARKDEIVDYITNHLAPHQMRIKPGNMVSLSMRSATINDVMICGLSYDRDVFIHPARLGDCYLVHTALSGASWVKKGDRVIKINPSTVHVSSPGQELLFFKEANSQHFTVRLPKELVDNYLQKLIGSKPRTPLEFAGVEHTNPAFALMWKDFILHFFRQIENAGELLANSRLSDQYFDTMIEMLLSNQQHNYSHMLSMGCSTPLPRHVRRATILIEESVDQHIVIGDLAAQVGVSVRCLQNGFREFLGMPPAEYVRQIRLKKLHTALQNAQKNETVSNLMLDVGIYNFGRFASYYKELYGCTPSETLRGH from the coding sequence ATGCACGGGTCTATAATTGATACATTAACCAGTAGCCCTCCTGCTGGATCGCTTATCAAGCACTTTCAGTCAGCAAGAAAAGACGAAATTGTTGACTATATAACAAACCATCTTGCCCCACATCAAATGCGGATCAAGCCAGGCAACATGGTCAGTTTATCCATGCGGTCAGCAACGATAAACGATGTTATGATCTGCGGGCTTTCCTATGATCGTGACGTATTCATTCACCCCGCCCGACTTGGAGACTGTTATCTGGTTCACACTGCCCTAAGCGGCGCAAGCTGGGTGAAAAAAGGTGACCGAGTCATTAAGATTAACCCTTCCACCGTACATGTATCATCGCCGGGGCAGGAGCTTCTATTTTTCAAAGAAGCCAATAGCCAGCATTTTACAGTGCGCCTACCAAAAGAGCTGGTTGATAATTATTTACAAAAGCTTATTGGGTCTAAACCACGCACCCCCCTAGAATTTGCAGGCGTCGAGCACACTAACCCGGCTTTTGCACTTATGTGGAAAGATTTTATACTACATTTCTTTCGTCAAATTGAAAATGCTGGCGAACTTCTTGCCAACAGCAGGCTGTCTGACCAATATTTCGACACCATGATTGAAATGCTGTTAAGCAACCAGCAGCACAACTACTCACATATGCTTTCTATGGGGTGTAGCACCCCCTTACCGCGCCACGTACGCCGTGCAACAATTCTCATTGAAGAATCCGTTGACCAACACATTGTTATTGGTGATCTGGCGGCTCAGGTTGGGGTCAGTGTGCGCTGCTTGCAAAATGGTTTTCGGGAATTTTTGGGCATGCCACCTGCTGAATATGTACGCCAAATACGATTGAAAAAACTGCATACAGCGCTTCAAAATGCACAGAAAAACGAGACAGTAAGTAATTTGATGCTGGATGTAGGCATTTATAATTTTGGGCGGTTTGCAAGCTATTACAAAGAATTATATGGCTGCACACCATCAGAGACACTTCGTGGTCATTAA
- a CDS encoding FIST signal transduction protein encodes MLTLHTFAASHKETSKALAAIAQKINVAPINGSFVFAFYGCHHHGDHIHTFIQKAWPTVPFVGGTSNTGLICSGELLDEYSIGFLVIEDPDGCYGAASCNLEGDIAVNAKATLLKALENAGCDGELPRLVWVYGAPGSEEDVITSLRSIIGDHCPIMGGSSADNTVEGYWQQLGPAGITQKGLAIGVLFPSGEVGISFQGGYQPTGISGTVTKTAAKKPHTTASRKILEIDNKPAAEVYNNWAGGIFDSALQTGGGILQTASLYPIAVKTGEIMGIPQYLLIHPDAISKAGALHTFAEITEGTVVHFMEGNPDLLIERAGNVVREAISQLPESNSGLAGGIVTYCAGCKIAVDSKMPSVANNIADNFAGLPHIGCFTFGEQGQFAGCNVHGNLMISAIIFSG; translated from the coding sequence ATGCTTACTCTGCATACGTTTGCTGCTTCGCATAAAGAGACAAGCAAAGCTCTTGCTGCAATAGCACAGAAAATAAATGTTGCCCCCATAAACGGCAGCTTTGTATTCGCTTTTTATGGCTGTCATCATCACGGTGACCATATACATACATTCATACAAAAGGCATGGCCCACTGTGCCATTTGTGGGTGGCACATCAAACACTGGCCTCATATGCTCGGGCGAACTACTGGATGAATATTCAATAGGCTTTCTTGTCATTGAAGACCCTGATGGCTGCTACGGCGCGGCATCCTGTAATCTGGAAGGTGATATTGCAGTAAATGCCAAGGCTACTCTTCTGAAAGCGCTTGAAAATGCAGGGTGTGACGGCGAGCTTCCAAGGCTTGTATGGGTGTACGGTGCACCCGGCAGCGAGGAAGATGTGATTACCAGCCTCAGGTCCATCATCGGTGACCACTGCCCTATCATGGGGGGGAGTTCTGCTGACAATACTGTCGAAGGATACTGGCAACAATTAGGCCCTGCAGGCATTACCCAAAAGGGTCTGGCCATTGGTGTGTTGTTCCCCTCTGGGGAAGTGGGGATTTCTTTTCAGGGTGGCTATCAGCCCACAGGAATTTCAGGAACAGTTACTAAAACTGCGGCAAAGAAACCCCATACAACAGCAAGCCGAAAGATACTGGAAATAGATAACAAGCCAGCGGCAGAGGTTTATAATAATTGGGCTGGTGGTATATTTGATAGCGCCCTTCAAACCGGCGGCGGCATTCTACAAACTGCATCATTGTACCCGATCGCGGTGAAAACTGGGGAAATCATGGGTATCCCTCAATATCTACTTATTCACCCAGATGCTATTTCTAAGGCAGGGGCACTCCATACGTTTGCTGAAATTACGGAAGGCACTGTCGTCCATTTCATGGAAGGCAACCCCGACCTCCTTATTGAGCGCGCTGGCAATGTTGTGAGGGAGGCGATCTCCCAGTTACCAGAAAGCAATAGCGGCCTTGCTGGCGGGATTGTGACTTACTGTGCTGGATGCAAAATCGCTGTGGATAGTAAAATGCCAAGCGTTGCCAATAACATTGCCGATAATTTTGCAGGCCTTCCCCATATTGGTTGCTTCACCTTCGGGGAACAGGGGCAATTTGCAGGATGTAATGTGCATGGGAACCTTATGATTTCCGCCATTATATTTAGTGGTTAA
- a CDS encoding TonB-dependent receptor yields MTDLSLDVVKSVKNKLSMSVATGIMVMSLASAAQSQSTQEAEKSTYVGFEEIVVTARKREENLQDTPISISAFSGASLEARGISEVTGIANFTPNIVFQSVPSNSGVASSASIYIRGIGQNDFAPTVEPGVGMYIDGVYLGRSVGGVFDLIDIERIEVLRGPQGTLFGRNTIGGAVSITTEKPTREFGFKGDVKYGTDNLFNVRGVLNMPVSDNAGVKISGGYFSQDGYVSRPFDDQDLGNKESYTFKGVFNADITPDLEVTLAADYFRDKSNGPAVLITGVGDLEGFVALQNALAATGAPPPGFGGPGDASLCLTEAYLNTPGCYNSRYFGDDTNYGTGPNFSDIETWSLAGTLVWQLGAVELKSVTAYREINGSFAQDRDGSDLLINHVYDIFNQRQFSQELQLQGSAVDGRLHWLAGLYYFTEDGADINPIDFAPVSIQSGGNFDYESWAAFTQMTFDVTEKLSITGGLRYTKDQKDYTPDQYFEELPLGQIFTCFIPNEHLCDIGDRVVPNEVVSSDSSAWTPMVNVSYKWNEDLMTYATYSQGYKSGGFTQRVFPPEPSLPSFAPENVDSYEVGLKWTSPDRLFRLNLAGFFTDYSDLQLLVADGTRIGPFYTNAGKAEIKGFEAELTMVPGAGWQINATAGLTDAEYTQLDDSVQGLTLENEFVLVPKWNLSGGIEKHINLDNDSSLTSRVDITYKSGIYTNANGISSDRLYQPSYALINASVRWDISEQFNVIAGVENLTNKKFRTFGDYQPGFGFYMEGFDRGREVYIKTGVEF; encoded by the coding sequence ATGACTGATTTATCATTAGATGTCGTTAAGAGTGTAAAAAATAAGCTGTCTATGTCTGTGGCAACCGGCATCATGGTGATGTCGCTTGCGAGTGCGGCTCAGTCCCAATCTACACAAGAGGCTGAAAAATCTACATATGTTGGGTTTGAAGAGATTGTCGTGACTGCCCGTAAACGGGAAGAAAATCTTCAGGATACGCCTATTTCCATTTCAGCTTTTTCTGGGGCCTCATTAGAGGCGCGCGGTATTTCTGAAGTAACAGGCATTGCTAACTTTACGCCTAATATTGTGTTTCAAAGTGTTCCTTCTAATAGCGGTGTTGCATCCAGCGCTTCCATTTACATTCGCGGTATTGGCCAAAATGACTTTGCCCCAACGGTAGAGCCAGGTGTGGGTATGTATATTGACGGCGTGTACCTTGGCCGGTCAGTTGGTGGTGTATTTGACCTGATTGACATTGAACGCATAGAGGTTCTACGCGGCCCGCAAGGTACGTTGTTTGGTCGTAACACTATTGGCGGTGCTGTATCTATCACAACTGAAAAGCCGACTAGAGAGTTTGGTTTCAAGGGTGATGTAAAGTACGGCACAGATAATTTGTTCAATGTTCGCGGTGTTCTCAATATGCCGGTGAGTGATAATGCCGGCGTGAAGATTTCCGGCGGTTATTTCAGTCAGGACGGTTATGTTAGCCGGCCTTTTGACGATCAGGATTTGGGAAACAAGGAATCGTACACCTTTAAGGGGGTGTTTAATGCCGATATTACACCTGATCTGGAAGTTACGCTGGCGGCCGATTATTTTCGCGATAAAAGCAATGGACCAGCAGTTCTAATTACCGGGGTTGGCGATCTTGAGGGTTTTGTTGCTCTGCAAAATGCCCTTGCCGCAACGGGTGCTCCGCCTCCAGGTTTTGGTGGGCCGGGTGATGCTTCACTATGCTTGACCGAAGCATATTTGAATACGCCAGGTTGTTATAATAGCCGCTATTTCGGCGATGATACCAACTATGGTACTGGTCCGAATTTTTCAGATATTGAAACATGGTCCCTTGCCGGAACACTGGTTTGGCAACTGGGTGCTGTTGAGTTAAAATCGGTTACAGCTTACCGCGAAATTAATGGCTCTTTTGCGCAGGACCGTGATGGCTCAGACCTGTTAATCAACCATGTTTATGATATTTTCAATCAACGGCAGTTTTCTCAGGAGTTGCAACTTCAAGGTTCGGCAGTTGATGGCCGCTTGCATTGGCTTGCAGGCCTCTATTATTTCACAGAAGATGGTGCTGATATTAACCCGATTGATTTCGCACCCGTCAGTATTCAAAGTGGCGGTAACTTTGATTATGAAAGCTGGGCGGCATTTACCCAAATGACATTCGATGTTACTGAAAAATTGTCCATAACTGGTGGCCTGCGTTACACTAAGGACCAGAAAGACTATACGCCAGATCAGTATTTTGAAGAGCTACCTCTTGGCCAGATATTCACATGCTTTATCCCGAATGAGCATCTCTGCGACATAGGGGACAGGGTCGTTCCCAATGAAGTTGTTAGCTCGGATAGTAGTGCATGGACGCCAATGGTAAACGTGTCCTATAAATGGAATGAAGACTTAATGACGTATGCGACGTATTCGCAAGGCTATAAAAGCGGTGGCTTTACGCAGAGGGTTTTCCCACCAGAGCCTAGCCTGCCTTCTTTTGCGCCAGAAAATGTAGACAGTTATGAAGTGGGTCTTAAATGGACATCACCTGACCGTCTATTCCGGCTTAATTTGGCTGGGTTCTTTACAGACTATTCAGACTTGCAGCTGCTTGTAGCAGATGGCACACGGATTGGGCCTTTCTATACCAATGCAGGTAAAGCAGAAATTAAAGGCTTTGAAGCTGAATTAACTATGGTACCCGGTGCAGGTTGGCAAATCAATGCAACAGCAGGTTTGACAGATGCTGAATATACGCAGCTAGATGATAGTGTTCAGGGGCTGACTTTGGAGAATGAGTTTGTACTTGTGCCTAAGTGGAACTTAAGTGGCGGCATTGAGAAACACATCAACCTTGATAACGATTCCTCTTTAACATCAAGGGTCGATATTACGTATAAGTCTGGCATATATACCAACGCAAATGGCATCAGCAGTGACAGACTGTATCAACCCTCCTATGCCCTTATTAATGCAAGTGTTCGGTGGGATATCTCAGAGCAATTTAATGTAATTGCAGGTGTAGAAAACCTGACCAACAAGAAATTCCGTACCTTCGGTGATTACCAGCCTGGTTTCGGGTTCTATATGGAAGGGTTTGATCGTGGTCGTGAAGTGTATATCAAGACTGGGGTAGAGTTTTAG
- a CDS encoding PQQ-dependent dehydrogenase, methanol/ethanol family, with protein sequence MNYQYPCWLGARIFLTSILLVISACSPGGNDGDQDWAMYGRDAGEQRFATLDQINAGNVDQLGVAWYADIEARSLRGVEATPIVVGGVMYVSGPWSVVMAVNAETGEQLWAFDPEVPGATTRKVCCDVVNRGVAVSNGKVLVATLDGRLIALDAQSGEVAWSVVTVDQTKSYSITGAPRVVGDLVIIGNSGAEYGVRGFVTAYQVSNGKQAWRFYTVPGNPADGFENEAMAKAAETWNGEWWKYGGGGTVWDSMAYDPDLDLLYIGVGNGSPWNVSIRSPGGGDNLYLSSIVALRPKTGEYVWHFQTTPGDQWDYTATQHMILADIKVDGQRRKVIMQAPKNGFFYVLDRETGEFISGKEYVPMTWAKGLDPKTGRPNIVPEALYSNTADAEPYLGMPSPAGGHGWQPMSYNPETGLVYFPVTELPYGYTALNADDFEFRSKGWNTGEDPSKFSMPEDPEIRKQIRSMMKGKLVAWDPVEQKQVWSVPMIVPWNGGTLSTSGGLVFQGNGVGYIAAYSAETGEKLWSHYVSTGVVAPPISYSIKGTQYISVAVGWGGILPINMGEPLKKGIPPRVNRVVTFKLGGTAVMEGVEADPLDLDPPAATASESVVNAGRVLYHTNCWMCHGDSAVNNGGVPNLRYSPVIAHADMFKAFVLGGAAEESGMPNFSGEVTPEQLEAIRAYVIKRANDLKENPDMP encoded by the coding sequence ATGAACTATCAATATCCATGTTGGCTAGGCGCCCGTATCTTTTTAACTTCTATACTACTTGTCATTTCCGCCTGTTCGCCAGGCGGAAATGATGGTGACCAAGACTGGGCCATGTATGGCCGTGATGCAGGGGAGCAACGCTTTGCTACTCTGGACCAAATTAATGCAGGCAATGTCGACCAACTAGGTGTTGCTTGGTATGCTGATATTGAAGCGCGTTCGCTGCGCGGTGTTGAAGCAACGCCGATTGTTGTTGGTGGTGTCATGTATGTTAGCGGCCCGTGGAGCGTTGTCATGGCGGTTAATGCCGAGACAGGCGAACAGCTTTGGGCATTCGACCCTGAAGTCCCCGGTGCCACGACACGCAAGGTATGCTGCGACGTTGTTAATAGGGGTGTGGCCGTTTCAAACGGTAAGGTTCTAGTGGCGACGCTTGATGGTCGTTTGATTGCGCTTGATGCACAGTCAGGTGAGGTGGCATGGAGCGTGGTTACTGTTGACCAGACTAAAAGCTATTCCATCACCGGGGCCCCGCGTGTTGTTGGCGACCTTGTTATTATAGGCAATAGCGGTGCCGAATATGGTGTGCGAGGGTTTGTCACTGCTTATCAGGTTAGTAATGGTAAGCAGGCATGGCGGTTTTATACTGTACCGGGCAACCCTGCTGACGGTTTTGAAAATGAGGCGATGGCTAAGGCTGCTGAAACCTGGAATGGTGAATGGTGGAAATATGGCGGTGGTGGCACTGTATGGGATTCCATGGCCTATGACCCGGATCTAGACCTATTATATATTGGTGTTGGCAATGGTAGCCCGTGGAATGTTTCCATCAGAAGCCCGGGTGGCGGCGATAATCTATACCTGTCATCAATTGTGGCATTACGGCCCAAAACAGGCGAATATGTTTGGCATTTCCAAACGACGCCCGGTGATCAGTGGGACTATACCGCAACCCAGCATATGATTCTTGCCGACATCAAGGTTGATGGGCAGCGCAGAAAAGTGATTATGCAGGCCCCGAAAAATGGCTTCTTTTATGTGTTGGACCGGGAAACTGGAGAATTTATTTCGGGTAAGGAATATGTGCCTATGACATGGGCAAAGGGGCTGGACCCGAAAACAGGCAGGCCTAATATTGTTCCTGAAGCCCTATATAGTAATACGGCTGACGCAGAGCCTTATCTGGGCATGCCGTCCCCCGCAGGCGGGCATGGCTGGCAGCCTATGAGCTATAACCCTGAAACGGGGTTGGTATATTTCCCGGTGACAGAATTGCCTTATGGTTATACGGCACTTAATGCAGATGATTTTGAGTTCCGCTCCAAAGGCTGGAATACAGGTGAAGACCCATCCAAGTTTTCAATGCCGGAAGACCCTGAAATTAGAAAACAAATTCGCTCTATGATGAAAGGCAAACTTGTTGCCTGGGATCCTGTTGAGCAGAAACAGGTTTGGTCGGTTCCTATGATCGTGCCGTGGAATGGCGGTACGCTCAGTACATCTGGCGGATTGGTTTTTCAAGGTAATGGTGTTGGCTATATTGCAGCTTACAGCGCTGAAACAGGTGAAAAGCTTTGGTCTCATTATGTATCAACTGGTGTTGTTGCGCCTCCGATCAGCTATTCGATAAAAGGCACGCAGTATATCTCTGTTGCCGTTGGCTGGGGTGGAATATTGCCTATAAATATGGGTGAGCCGCTTAAAAAGGGTATCCCGCCACGCGTGAACCGGGTTGTTACTTTTAAACTAGGCGGTACGGCAGTAATGGAAGGTGTTGAGGCTGATCCACTAGACCTTGATCCACCGGCTGCAACAGCATCCGAAAGCGTGGTTAATGCAGGACGTGTACTATATCATACTAACTGTTGGATGTGTCACGGCGATAGCGCGGTTAATAATGGCGGCGTTCCTAACCTGCGATATTCACCGGTTATCGCGCATGCGGACATGTTTAAAGCGTTTGTCCTTGGCGGTGCCGCCGAAGAAAGTGGAATGCCTAATTTCAGCGGTGAGGTCACACCGGAGCAGTTGGAAGCCATTCGGGCCTATGTGATAAAAAGAGCGAACGATCTTAAAGAAAACCCGGATATGCCGTAA
- a CDS encoding sensor histidine kinase gives MPETEKYTEELLEALSILKRENEKLTQQIAQSEQLMLGLETLLSIEDDQNPFDSVFKSLRHVFSFDQAMVLVATHGGTLICTIADPSTLVGTEFQNGPFFKKIMAGKVSSVFSHAGLKEWIEAPNLTLSLEKPALYMPLKEQNSYGILVLLRDTGAELFNWQDIATAERYALLASHAFSISSSRRALYESRAKVMATEESNKAKNLFLANMSHELRTPLNAIIGFSDLVRLETMGPIGTPVYKEYITDIHTSGNHLLELVNNMLLVNKIDSDQHRANMKTVDLVQEIQAVMRILKIDEQRHQVTAEIIKPKRAITVWVDQLFLHQILLNLISNALKFSDPGTDVIISMHEETQRKRCTLVITDTGCGIPASTLNKLGEPFVQAETSYVRSYQGTGLGLAITFRLIRTMGAEIKVESTLGKGTSIYLHLPTELPAIFDTDNHDFI, from the coding sequence ATGCCTGAAACAGAAAAATATACAGAAGAGCTTCTTGAAGCCCTGTCCATTCTCAAACGTGAAAATGAAAAACTGACCCAGCAAATAGCCCAAAGCGAGCAACTAATGCTTGGGCTTGAAACTTTACTATCTATTGAAGATGACCAAAACCCGTTTGATAGTGTTTTTAAATCCTTACGCCACGTTTTTAGCTTTGATCAAGCCATGGTGCTGGTAGCAACCCATGGTGGTACATTAATATGCACCATTGCTGACCCCTCAACTCTTGTAGGCACAGAATTTCAAAACGGCCCTTTTTTCAAAAAGATAATGGCTGGCAAGGTTTCCTCGGTCTTTTCCCATGCAGGCCTAAAAGAGTGGATAGAGGCACCAAACCTTACCTTATCGCTTGAAAAGCCCGCCCTTTATATGCCGCTAAAAGAGCAAAACAGCTATGGAATACTGGTATTACTAAGAGATACAGGCGCTGAGCTTTTTAACTGGCAAGATATAGCAACAGCAGAACGCTATGCACTACTGGCTTCCCATGCCTTTTCGATCTCATCTTCCCGTCGAGCGCTTTATGAAAGCCGGGCAAAGGTGATGGCAACGGAAGAATCAAACAAGGCTAAAAATTTGTTTCTCGCCAACATGAGCCATGAGCTCAGAACCCCGCTTAACGCTATTATCGGCTTTTCTGATCTAGTTCGGCTCGAAACAATGGGGCCAATCGGCACACCCGTTTACAAAGAATATATTACCGACATTCACACCAGCGGCAATCACTTGCTTGAACTGGTCAATAACATGCTGCTTGTAAATAAAATTGATTCCGACCAACACCGGGCAAACATGAAGACCGTTGATCTGGTACAGGAAATTCAAGCAGTTATGCGTATCCTGAAAATTGATGAACAACGCCATCAGGTAACCGCAGAAATCATAAAACCAAAGCGTGCTATTACTGTATGGGTAGACCAGCTTTTTCTGCACCAAATACTGCTTAATCTTATTAGTAATGCACTGAAATTTTCAGACCCCGGCACCGATGTCATCATTAGCATGCACGAAGAAACACAGCGAAAGCGTTGCACCCTCGTGATTACCGATACAGGCTGCGGTATTCCTGCCTCAACACTCAACAAACTGGGCGAACCTTTTGTGCAGGCAGAAACGTCTTATGTGCGCTCTTATCAAGGGACAGGCCTGGGGCTCGCCATCACCTTTCGCCTCATCCGCACTATGGGCGCTGAAATAAAGGTAGAAAGTACACTTGGAAAAGGCACATCCATCTATTTGCACCTGCCAACAGAACTACCCGCCATATTTGATACAGACAATCACGACTTTATCTAA